A part of Vicugna pacos chromosome 14, VicPac4, whole genome shotgun sequence genomic DNA contains:
- the LOC102533249 gene encoding LOW QUALITY PROTEIN: protein unc-119 homolog A-like (The sequence of the model RefSeq protein was modified relative to this genomic sequence to represent the inferred CDS: inserted 1 base in 1 codon; deleted 2 bases in 1 codon), with amino-acid sequence MKVKKGGGGAGMRVQPAPGASGXSMDPKPEPQAEPESGSESELEAGLGPRLGLLQRKLPTGPEDVLGLQRITGDYLCSPEENIHKTDFVRFNIRDMDSGTALFEIKKPPDSERLPINLWDLDPSAGRFVCCQFMPAFFCLRQVGATVGFTVGDKPVNNFHMTERHSFCNQLLKSFDFHFGFCIPSSKNTCEHICEFPSLSEELINEMIHHPHETQSDSFYFMDDQLVMHKADYSYSGTP; translated from the exons ATGAAGGTGAAGAAGGGTGGTGGCGGGGCTGGGATGAGGGTGCAGCCCGCTCCAGGGGCCTCAG CGAGCATGGACCCCAAGCCGGAGCCACAGGCAGAACCTGAATCCGGGTCCGAGTCGGAGCTGGAGGCAGGCCTGGGGCCCCGGCTGGGGCTGCTGCAGAGGAAACTGCCCACTGGGCCAGAGGACGTGCTGGGGCTGCAGCGGATCACCGGTGACTACCTGTGCTCCCCTGAGGAAAACATCCACAAGACTGACTTCGTCAGGTTCAATATTCGGGACATGGATTCAGGCACTGCCCTTTTCGAAATCAAGAAGCCCCCAGACTCAGAGCGGTTGCCCATCAACCTGTGGGACCTGGACCCCAGTGCTGGGCGCTTTGTCTGCTGCCAGTTCATGCCTGCCTTCTTCTGCCTGAGGCAGGTGGGAGCTACAGTGGGGTTCACAGTGGGAGACAAGCCTGTCAACAACTTCCACATGACTGAGAGGCACTCCTTCTGCAACCAGCTGCTCAAAAGCTTTGACTTCCACTTCGGCTTCTGCATCCCCAGCAGCAAGAACACCTGCGAGCACATCTGCGaattc ccttctctctctgagGAGCTGATCAATGAGATGATCCATCACCCCCATGAAACACAGTCTGACAGCTTCTACTTCATGGATGACCAGCTGGTGATGCACAAAGCAGACTATTCCTACAGTGGGACGCCCTGA